The Cloeon dipterum chromosome 3, ieCloDipt1.1, whole genome shotgun sequence genome includes a region encoding these proteins:
- the LOC135938474 gene encoding uncharacterized protein LOC135938474: MMLATATLAIATLSLLTASKAAAKYCDGGHYCAPPKECCTGGCCYNVYTPPIYRPPVPPTSLLNVIFWNHWHFWAVVATIAVLFLVGCSIWRRRRSIARSCRGCCYCCGQCDGDAHRSDDLSSESGTTYYAPPNYSRSNSFHHSPPPYNEVTAKPDLYPLVISFGGDQGKSIPGSCLMVQYFRNYLVRPVGSLSAASTVDSLNSAFMCADVPPPYPGQAPPSAAPSPPPSSLMLPSCCVSEFGGLSGSEVSSLGLGTPVSPPQATTPTANNRLFLPLDLCDGPQELHEEAAELRALLDKIQALPTATPVTPAEYADGDNESASNKSRTPWPSHSKSGYTPLSQGSGPPVVQPKRSRRASWLSLTSPRNALPPSTFGFGVVSSRSAPTTPSTHLAPPLLTVHTGREGSSPLLEGSSEDEDAEMDTEQLNRS, translated from the exons ATGATGTTGGCCACCGCGACACTGGCAATCGCCACTCTCTCACTCCTAACTGCCAGCAAG GCCGCGGCCAAATACTGTGATGGGGGCCACTA TTGTGCGCCACCGAAAGAATGCTGCACCGGCGGCTGCTGCTACAACGTGTACACGCCGCCGATCTATCGGCCTCCAGTTCCTCCGACGAGCCTCTTGAACGTCATCTTCTGGAATCACTGGCACTTCTG GGCGGTGGTGGCCACTATCGCGGTGCTCTTCCTGGTCGGCTGCTCCATTTGGCGCCGCCGCAGGTCCATTGCGCGCTCCTGCCGcggctgctgctactgctgcggCCAGTGCGACGGAGACGCGCACCGCAGCGACGACCTCAGCTCCGAGTCGGGCACCACCTACTACGCGCCGCCCAACTACAGCCGCAGCAACTCATTCCACCACTCGCCACCCCCATACAATGAG GTCACAGCGAAGCCTGATCTCTATCCCTTGGTCATCAGTTTTGGTGGAGACCAGGGAAAAAGTATACCTGGCAGTTGTTTGATGGTGCAGTATTTCAGAAACTACCTAGTCCGGCCTGTGG GCTCCCTTTCCGCGGCGAGCACAGTGGACAGCCTAAACTCGGCCTTTATGTGTGCTGACGTTCCACCCCCTTACCCTGGACAGGCGCCCCCGAGCGCTGCCCCATCACCACCCCCTTCATCCTTGATGCTGCCCTCATGCTGCGTGTCCGAATTCGGCGGGCTCTCAGGTTCAGAg GTGAGCAGCCTTGGACTTGGCACGCCGGTGTCTCCGCCTCAAGCGACGACTCCGACGGCAAACAACAGACTGTTCCTGCCGCTGGACTTGTGCGATGGTCCCCAGGAACTGCACGAGGAGGCGGCAGAGCTACGTGCCCTGCTCGACAAAATTCAGGCCCTACCGACGGCAACCCCTGTCACGCCAGCAGAGTACGCCGACGGTGACAATGAATCTGCTTCCAATAAAAGCCGGACGCCGTGGCCCAGTCATTCAAAG AGTGGCTACACACCCCTGAGCCAAGGCAGCGGGCCACCAGTGGTGCAGCCGAAGCGGTCACGACGTGCGAGTTGGCTGTCGCTGACGTCGCCGCGCAACGCCCTGCCGCCAAGCACTTTTGGCTTCGGCGTAGTCTCTTCCCGGTCGGCGCCGACGACGCCGAGCACGCACCTGGCACCGCCTCTACTGACCGTGCATACCGGCCGCGAGGGCAGCAGCCCCTTGCTCGAGGGCAGCTCCGAGGATGAGGACGCCGAGATGGACACAGAGCAGCTGAACCGCAGCTAG
- the LOC135938515 gene encoding leukocyte elastase inhibitor-like translates to MFKLLLLSLLVVSVAIAAERNGGKRKNRQPPGQFAFGDPRGGQPSEYRFGQVELSILKKIYESEPETSFTFSPFSIRTLLAMVLEGTNGQTRNDLAAALGETRGLRRVVRDTSSFSVGNAFYLSNTLNINEKFKDKLVSEYGAEFQYADFVRPRSAAYNVNEWVRRVTDKGIKELISPDSLSPETVFMMVNAIFLKARWDKTFDSEETVPYGIFHENHQGSLKPKMVDMMKNYEYFRYGIIDSLNARVVELPFQDPKRYSMYIVLPHDPKGLSNLINSLTAESFNEIIKSMNHPVQMTLYLPKFSAETTQQLNDILPPNVAQVFGPNADISGITADSKVQLSKVLHKANLKVDEEGATGTAATAVHAILLSNAPQIEFNVSHPFMYFIAEKVQDNRYYSQPSSEVIFMGYVSKLEDSRELPSSWGPLPDKPVFQRIQRQRPRN, encoded by the exons ATGTTCAAGTTACTTTTGTTGAGTTTGCTTGTCGTCTCAGTGGCAATAGCGGCGGAAAGAAATGGTGGAAAACGCAAAAACAGACAACCACCGGGCCAGTTTGCCTTTGGGGATCCCCGTGGTGGGCAACCTTCGGAATACCGATTTGGACAAGTCGAATTAAGCATTCTTAAAAAG ATTTATGAAAGTGAGCCCGAAACCAGCTTTACTTTCTCCCCATTCAGCATCCGCACGCTTTTGGCGATGGTGCTGGAGGGCACGAATGGCCAGACCCGCAACGACCTGGCCGCGGCGCTGGGAGAGACGCGTGGACTGCGTCGCGTAGTCCGCGATACCAGCAGCTTCAGCGTTGGAAACGCTTTTTACCTTAGCAATACACTCAACATCAACGAAAAGTTTAAAGACAAACTCGTTTCCGAATATGGTGCCGAGTTCCAATACGCTGACTTTGTTCGGCCCAGAAGCGCGGCTTACAACGTTAACGAATGGGTGCGCAGGGTCACCGACAAGGGTATCAAAGAGCTGATCAGCCCTGACTCGCTCAGCCCCGAAACCGTCTTCATGATGGTCAACGCCATCTTCCTGAAGGCCAGATGGGACAAGACATTTGATTCTGAGGAGACCGTCCCTTACGGCATCTTCCACGAAAACCACCAAGGTTCGCTGAAACCTAAGATGGTGGACATGATGAAGAACTACGAATACTTCCGTTACGGAATAATCGATAGCTTGAACGCCAGAGTTGTGGAGCTGCCTTTCCAG GATCCCAAAAGATACTCCATGTACATTGTGCTGCCCCACGATCCCAAGGGACTGTCCAACTTGATTAACTCCTTGACTGCGGAGAGCTTCAACGAAATCATAAAGAGCATGAACCACCCTGTGCAGATGACCCTGTACTTGCCCAAATTCAGCGCCGAAACCACGCAGCAGCTCAACGATATCCTACCACCCAATGTTGCCCAAGTCTTCGGACCCAACGCCGACATCTCTGGCATCACTGCTGACAGCAAAGTGCAGCTCTCCAAAGTTTTGCACAAAGCTAACCTGAAGGTCGACGAGGAAGGCGCCACTGGAACCGCCGCAACCGCCGTGCACGCCATCCTCCTGTCCAACGCTCCGCAGATCGAATTCAATGTTTCGCACCCTTTCATGTACTTTATTGCTGAAAAG gTGCAAGATAACAGATACTACTCGCAGCCCAGCTCTGAAGTGATCTTTATGGGTTACGTGTCTAAGCTGGAAGACTCGAGGGAACTTCCATCTAGCTGGGGACCTTTGCCTGATAAGCCTGTTTTCCAGAGAATCCAGAGGCAGAGACCACGAAATTAA
- the LOC135938516 gene encoding sugar transporter SWEET1 — MTLEDYKDLVGSAASITTILQFFSGVFVCLDIKKKGDSASDSVLPFLGGCIIGALNLKYAMLLGDSAMLVVSMVGTLMNIAYLAFFYSYSSCKSDVSKATIQGAVFAFSLLYYAQFWEDPELVEDRFGAILTVLMLLLLGSPLFSLGEVIRTKSTASLPFPIILSGTVVTFEWLIYGIIIDNIFIQIQNGVGLALCAVQLSLFVVYPRTPVEKKKD, encoded by the exons atgaCATTAGAAGACTACAAAGACCTGGTTGGCTCAGCTGCCTCCATCACTACAATTCTGCAGTTCTTCTCAGGAGT atttgtttgtttggaCATCAAAAAGAAAGGAGATTCCGCATCAGACTCTGTTCTACCATTCTTAGGAGGATGCATCAT CGGTGCTCTCAACCTCAAGTACGCCATGCTGCTGGGGGACTCGGCAATGCTGGTCGTCAGCATGGTCGGCACGCTGATGAACATAGCCTACCTCGCCTTCTTCTACTCCTACTCCAGCTGCAAG AGTGACGTCAGCAAGGCCACGATCCAGGGAGCCGTCTTCGCATTTTCTCTTCTCTACTATGCTCAGTTTTGGGAAGACCCAGAACTCGTTGAAGACAGGTTTGGCGCCATCCTCACCGTGCTTATGCTCTTACTGCTTGGCTCCCCTCTCTTCTCGTTG GGTGAAGTCATCCGAACAAAAAGCACAGCGTCCCTTCCTTTCCCAATCATCTTGTCTGGTACGGTAGTGACTTTTGAGTGGCTGATCTACGGAATCATCATTGACAACATATTTATCCAA ATCCAAAACGGAGTTGGTTTGGCCCTTTGCGCTGTGCAGCTGTCCCTCTTTGTCGTTTATCCACGCACTCCGGTCGAAAAGAAGAAGGATTAG